In the Flavobacterium sp. J372 genome, one interval contains:
- a CDS encoding restriction endonuclease translates to MAKNDGKKLEGLVAFIEKTFIAEGCEVITNDKVYNDQGEQIAEFDAIISKPIDGGTYKWLIECRDRPSSGAAPASWIEQLFGRKERFKFDKVTAVSTTGFSPGARDRADFGGIELREMKELSPNEFGDWLTIYYQHVLSQHFELVNAEVFVENPSAEVSTAVNDALQKLASGELPGFFVPAHNTHATADALLNSVIAQSQDLANIPLSSEPVDVELKAEYNNIDDPVLLTTAVGEIRVSKIIFHTRLTAVQHTVPLWAAEYRIHQDTEKISDVATANYNLENFDINVQMHRPDSGDGGSYIEATVKPK, encoded by the coding sequence ATGGCAAAAAATGATGGTAAAAAGCTTGAAGGGCTAGTTGCATTTATTGAGAAAACCTTTATTGCAGAAGGCTGTGAGGTAATTACCAATGATAAAGTTTATAACGACCAAGGTGAACAAATCGCAGAGTTCGATGCAATCATCTCTAAGCCTATTGATGGCGGTACTTACAAATGGCTTATAGAATGCCGTGATCGCCCAAGCTCGGGAGCGGCGCCTGCCTCCTGGATTGAGCAGCTATTTGGCAGAAAAGAAAGATTTAAATTTGATAAGGTCACTGCTGTATCTACAACAGGATTCTCTCCAGGCGCACGGGATAGAGCTGATTTTGGAGGCATCGAATTACGAGAAATGAAAGAGCTGTCGCCTAATGAATTCGGCGATTGGCTTACCATATACTATCAGCATGTACTTTCACAGCATTTTGAGCTGGTTAATGCTGAAGTTTTCGTCGAGAATCCATCCGCAGAAGTTTCGACAGCCGTTAACGATGCTCTACAGAAATTGGCTTCCGGTGAATTACCTGGTTTCTTTGTCCCTGCTCACAATACTCATGCGACCGCAGATGCCCTATTAAATTCAGTGATAGCGCAAAGTCAGGATCTGGCAAACATCCCTTTATCAAGCGAACCTGTTGATGTAGAATTAAAGGCCGAGTACAATAACATTGATGATCCTGTTTTACTCACGACAGCTGTGGGAGAAATTAGAGTTTCAAAAATAATATTCCACACCCGCTTGACCGCTGTCCAGCACACTGTGCCGCTTTGGGCCGCTGAATACCGAATACATCAGGATACAGAAAAGATTTCTGATGTAGCAACAGCCAATTATAATCTTGAAAATTTTGACATTAATGTTCAAATGCATCGGCCTGATTCAGGAGATGGCGGAAGTTATATTGAAGCCACAGTAAAACCAAAATAA
- a CDS encoding helix-turn-helix domain-containing protein, whose product MEDGVTKEDLRKFGMLLIDTIRKIIEGSKPEDKDHIEVEWLKARVVRKMLDISPGSLQNLRITGKVRFKKVLGSYYYNKADLIQLFNSKQNERAATK is encoded by the coding sequence ATGGAAGATGGTGTAACGAAAGAAGATTTGCGCAAATTCGGTATGTTGCTGATAGATACAATCCGAAAGATAATTGAAGGTTCGAAGCCTGAGGACAAAGATCATATTGAGGTAGAGTGGCTCAAGGCAAGAGTGGTTAGGAAAATGCTGGATATCTCGCCTGGATCGCTACAAAATTTAAGAATAACCGGTAAAGTGAGATTTAAAAAAGTGCTGGGCTCTTATTACTACAATAAGGCTGATCTAATCCAATTGTTTAATTCTAAACAAAATGAACGAGCAGCAACTAAATAG